The region CAACGCAAAAATTTGAAAATATTGTATTAAGTAGTTCTTCCGTATAATTTTCGCCAGTCAGTTCATAAATTTTTTCTAGAGCTTTCCTAACATCAATCATTACCACATCGTTTGAAAATCCCATATTTAAAGAGTTAAGTGCATTTAACAAGTATTTTCTTGATGATTCTAGCGAGTTTTTTTGCCTCATATTTGTAAGGGTTGGTTCTTCAATATTTATTTTTTCAAAATATATCTCATATATTTTATCTTCTAACGATTTAATTTCTTTATTTTTTGCTGAAATAGTGACTATATCAAACTTTTGGTCAAATAGTTTGGTGGGACAATTGCTCAATTTGAAATGTTCAGAATCAGATTTATTTAAAACTATAATAACAGATTTATTATTCAATTCTTTTATCCTACTGAAGATCATTTCATCTTCATAATCATAAGGAGTTGTACCATCGAGAATAAATAAAATCAAATTTGATTCTTCCATAGCATTTAAAGTTTTTTCTATTCCAATTTTCTCTATTTTATCTTCAGTAGGTCTAATTCCTGCGGTATCAATAAGTTTCAATAGTATTCCATTGATATTCAAGCTTTCTTCAATAGTGTCTCGTGTAGTACCTGGGATTTCAGTAACTATAGCTCTATCTTTTTTTAATAATGCATTTAATAGAGTGCTTTTCCCTGAATTAGGTTTACCAACGATAGCGGTTTTCACACCTTCAACTGCAATAATTCCATTATCCGCTTCTTTTAAGATTTTATCAACTGTTTTTAAAATATCTGATATTTTTTCTTTTAAATTCAATGAATCAATCTCAACTTCATCGGGGTAATCTAATTCTACCTCAATTTCGGCTGCGATATTAATCATTTCATGTTTAAGCTCTTGGATAGTTTCAGAAAGCCGATTTTTTTTCAATAATTTCAACGAGGCGTCTAAAGAAAATGGTGTCTCTGCCTTGATTAAGCTGTTAATAGCCTCTGCTTTAATTAAATCTATTTTCCCATTTAATACTGCCCTTTTTGAAAATTCTCCCGGTAATGCTTGACGTGCCCCTAATTTGATTATAGTTTTTAAAATATTGTATGTTACTAATTTTCCTCCATGACAGAATATTTCTAACATATCTTCTCCAGTATATGAATTGGGTTTGCTATGATAAACCCATGTCACCTCATCAACTGGACTATCTTCATCATACATCCATCCATAATACATTTTTTTTGACTCATATTTATGCTTTTTTAAACAATTACGTATTATTTTATCTACGTCTCCTCCAGAAACTCTTACAGCTCCTATAGCTCCCATCCCTATCGGAGTTGAAATTGCAACAATTGTATCGTACATTAATCAATTCACCTCTTAAGAAAATATATTTTCCATATATTCTATATCATCTTTTGGACCATAAGCTATCAATTCTTGACTATTAGGATAATAAAAGGCTCTTCGAGAATATTTATTAAATTTATCTATAGAAGGTTTAACATCATCCGAAAATTTGAATGTAATAAAAGAATCTCCAATTTCTATTTCCTTTATTCCTTCCATGTTTGCTTTTACTCTAATTATTGCATATTTAAACAATCTTTCGACTTCTTGTGGAAGTTTTCCATAACGATCTCTGACCTCTTTTTTTATGTCTTCTACTTCTTCTGGTGTTCTTGAAACAGCAATTCGTCTATATATCCTCATTCGTTCTATAGAATTTGGTACATACTCTTCTGGAATGACTATAGAACCTTTTATTCCTTTTATTTCTGTGTAGCTCAATGGTCTAGTATGTTCTTCAATTTCTTTTATCCCATATTCAACAAGTGCCTTATTTAACATTTCTTTATATAAATGTAACCCAACACTATTAATATGACCCTTTTGTTCTATGCCCAAAAGATCACCATAACCTCTTATTTCCATGTCTCTCAAGGATAATTTCAATCCACTACCCGGTTCATTATACTGCTTTATAGCTTCTAATCTCTTCTTCGCCTCTGGAGTAAGCTCTTTTTTGTATAAAAAGTATGCAAAGGCTCTTTTATTAGATCTACCTACTCTACCCTTTAACTGATATAATTGTGCTATACCATATCTTTCCGCATCATCTACAATTAGAGTATTTGCATTAGGTATATCTATCCCGTTTTCTAATATAGTTGTTGAAAATAATAAATCTATTTTACCCGCATAAAAATCGTTCATTGTTTTTATAAAATCATTTTTATGAGAGTTTCCATGAACTAATCCTATCTTCACTTCAGGAATAAGGTTTTGCAATTTTTTATAAATGTTTTCAAGTTCTTGAATTCTGTTATGTATGTAAATAATCTGTCCGCCTCTAGCTTTTTCTCTTAGAACAGCTGTACGAACCAATTTGTCTGAGTATTTACCAACAAATGTTTGAATTGGTAACCTACCCAAAGGAGGAGTAGAAATTGTTGAAATCTCTCTTAGGCCACTAATAGACATATATAGTGTTCTTGGAATTGGGGTCGCACTCATCATCAAAAAATTAATGCCTTCACCTAATTTTTTAAATTTCTCTTTCTGCATCACTCCAAACCTTTGTTCTTCATCTATAATTACTAACCCCAATCTTCTAATCTGTAGCAAATCAGACAATAATGCGTGTGTCCCAATTATTATATCTATCTCGCCATTCTTTATTTTTTCAAAAATTATTTCTTTTTCTTTAGAAGTTTTATGTCTAGTTAACAATTCTATTTTGACACCAAAAGGTTCCATTCTCTCTTTAAAGCTCTCATAATGTTGAGAGGCAAGTATAGTAGTTGGAGCCAACAACAATACCTGATAATTTGATACAACTGTTCTAAAGGCTGCTCTCATTGCTACCTCGGTTTTTCCAAATCCAGAATCTCCTGCCAACAATCTATCCATAGGTTTTGGGCTTTCTAAATCTTCTAGTATTTCTCTAATACTTCTTTCTTGATCAGGAGTTTCAATATACGGAAAACTTTCTCTAAACTTATCTTCCAATTCTTTATCACCAAATAATTGAATTCCTTGTTGATTTTCTCTCAACACATATATTTGAAGTAATTCCTTAATTTTCTTTCTTATTTCTTCATTGACTTTTTTCTTTGTTGCTTTCCATTTTTTCCCATTCAAAGAAGATATAGTTACTGTAGTTGAGTCTCCTATATATTTTGAAAGTTTATCTAATCTTCCTACTGGAACATAAACTTTAGCATTATTTGCATATTCTAAGGTAATGTACTCTCTTAAGCCTAAGTTAGTTTCAACTTTATTTACTCCGAGATATATGCCTACTCCATAATCTTCATGAACAACTAAATCTCCCTCTTTAAGATCTTCCCAATCTAATAGTGGAATGAAATCGATTCTATTATCTTCTTTTTTAGACTTTTTAAAATACACCTTTTCTAATTTTAAATCTATTTCTTTATATTCTATTTTATTTAAAATCTCCAGAGTATGTCCAGAATAAGCTTTGTATATCCTTTTCTTCAGATCATTGTCACACATTTCTAAATTTTCTCTTTCTTTTTCAACAAAAGACTTTATAACTTCTTGCTTATTCACAATATAAATATCACAATCTCTATTTAAATAACTTAAAATGGTATTTTTATCTTTATAAAAAATACCAGGAATTGAATTAAAAATATCTATAGAAATATCAAATTCATTGGTATCAGAGAAAAATCTCATAATTCTCTCTTGAAAAATATCTATATTATTATTAAACTTTTGAATTTCTGAACCAGGCACAATTTCAAATTCTTCTAATTTATTAATAGACCTTTGAGAAAAAGTGTCAAATAAGGTGATCCTATCTATCTGGGTGTCAAATAGTTCAATTCGTATGGGTTCTTCATATATTGGAATAAATATGTCTCTTACAAAACCTCTTTTTGCATACTCCCCTGGGGAATTTACTTCCTCAGTTAATAAGTAACCAAATTTATATAATTCATCTGTAAATAAGTCTAAATCATCATTAACCTTATATTTTTTTATTAAAAAATCTTTCATAGGAATAGTAAATCGACATAAAGAACTTAAAGTTGTTAAAATTGAAATTTGTTCTTTTTTTATCAAGGAATATAGTACCTTAATTCTTTGAGCTTTAATATTAGGCGATACATCCAAATTC is a window of Defluviitoga tunisiensis DNA encoding:
- the mnmE gene encoding tRNA uridine-5-carboxymethylaminomethyl(34) synthesis GTPase MnmE — protein: MYDTIVAISTPIGMGAIGAVRVSGGDVDKIIRNCLKKHKYESKKMYYGWMYDEDSPVDEVTWVYHSKPNSYTGEDMLEIFCHGGKLVTYNILKTIIKLGARQALPGEFSKRAVLNGKIDLIKAEAINSLIKAETPFSLDASLKLLKKNRLSETIQELKHEMINIAAEIEVELDYPDEVEIDSLNLKEKISDILKTVDKILKEADNGIIAVEGVKTAIVGKPNSGKSTLLNALLKKDRAIVTEIPGTTRDTIEESLNINGILLKLIDTAGIRPTEDKIEKIGIEKTLNAMEESNLILFILDGTTPYDYEDEMIFSRIKELNNKSVIIVLNKSDSEHFKLSNCPTKLFDQKFDIVTISAKNKEIKSLEDKIYEIYFEKINIEEPTLTNMRQKNSLESSRKYLLNALNSLNMGFSNDVVMIDVRKALEKIYELTGENYTEELLNTIFSNFCVGK
- the mfd gene encoding transcription-repair coupling factor — its product is MVSNELLSFLKSLKKENKQHIIIIPDNYYNWFDEYEDYFMFYPDFDIFPFENLDVSPNIKAQRIKVLYSLIKKEQISILTTLSSLCRFTIPMKDFLIKKYKVNDDLDLFTDELYKFGYLLTEEVNSPGEYAKRGFVRDIFIPIYEEPIRIELFDTQIDRITLFDTFSQRSINKLEEFEIVPGSEIQKFNNNIDIFQERIMRFFSDTNEFDISIDIFNSIPGIFYKDKNTILSYLNRDCDIYIVNKQEVIKSFVEKERENLEMCDNDLKKRIYKAYSGHTLEILNKIEYKEIDLKLEKVYFKKSKKEDNRIDFIPLLDWEDLKEGDLVVHEDYGVGIYLGVNKVETNLGLREYITLEYANNAKVYVPVGRLDKLSKYIGDSTTVTISSLNGKKWKATKKKVNEEIRKKIKELLQIYVLRENQQGIQLFGDKELEDKFRESFPYIETPDQERSIREILEDLESPKPMDRLLAGDSGFGKTEVAMRAAFRTVVSNYQVLLLAPTTILASQHYESFKERMEPFGVKIELLTRHKTSKEKEIIFEKIKNGEIDIIIGTHALLSDLLQIRRLGLVIIDEEQRFGVMQKEKFKKLGEGINFLMMSATPIPRTLYMSISGLREISTISTPPLGRLPIQTFVGKYSDKLVRTAVLREKARGGQIIYIHNRIQELENIYKKLQNLIPEVKIGLVHGNSHKNDFIKTMNDFYAGKIDLLFSTTILENGIDIPNANTLIVDDAERYGIAQLYQLKGRVGRSNKRAFAYFLYKKELTPEAKKRLEAIKQYNEPGSGLKLSLRDMEIRGYGDLLGIEQKGHINSVGLHLYKEMLNKALVEYGIKEIEEHTRPLSYTEIKGIKGSIVIPEEYVPNSIERMRIYRRIAVSRTPEEVEDIKKEVRDRYGKLPQEVERLFKYAIIRVKANMEGIKEIEIGDSFITFKFSDDVKPSIDKFNKYSRRAFYYPNSQELIAYGPKDDIEYMENIFS